In a single window of the Necator americanus strain Aroian chromosome X, whole genome shotgun sequence genome:
- a CDS encoding hypothetical protein (NECATOR_CHRX.G22396.T1) yields MVCGSETWAVSSTVMAKMDCIERKLLSRLYDYFWRSVCHCEDLYAEFDVVNRWMTRGMCQHLTSPSKVTTENRHRFFGHILKRPADHLVQRVLSSLSGSSWKRPAGRKRKFWNEVVREDPRMLGVERHFGRDVRFRRIWSNDEWIDSKQALAGDREGWPELCSWTRISLTRGITAG; encoded by the coding sequence ATGGTGtgcggatcggagacttgggcagtaTCATCTACAGTGATGGCGAAAATGGACTGCAtagaaaggaagctgctttCACGACTTTATGACTACTTTTGGCGTAGCGTATGTCACtgtgaagatctttacgcggaATTCGATGTGGTGAACCGatggatgacacgtggaatgTGTCAACATTTGACATCGCCTTCGAAAGTgactacagaaaatcgtcatcgcttctttggtcatatattaaagaGACCAGCGGATCatcttgttcaacgagttctgagtaGTTTGTCtggttcaagctggaagaggcctgctggccgaaaacggaagttctggaatgAGGTGGTGAGAGAGGACCCTAGGATGCTCGGCGTGGAAAGACATTTcgggcgagacgtaaggtttcgcagaatatggagtaacgacgaatggattgattccaAGCAAGCTCTCGCAGGAGATCGCGAAGGTTGGCCAGAGCTATGTTCATGgacacggatctccctcactagagggatcacagccggttag
- a CDS encoding hypothetical protein (NECATOR_CHRX.G22397.T1): protein MRILWQRDWPRPLLIFILFRLSLCHLRHISPFELTINSGAIRGERVVIKGEDYTVFKGIPYAMPPVGYLRFQMPKEPAKWRGVMNATQFSALCVQRMDSLATDPERHTAHFSEDCLYLNVFSPTPYQYTNDTYPVVVFIHGGDFQSGGGSDYPQQAILDNFVSRKIIFVTFNYRLGPLGFLSTGDKILPGNVGLWDQIWALKWVKTNAEVFGGDPKNILVMGSGSGAACASILALSPRTEGKFVVRAFLLGDMNQRTTAVRTPVGYTTPFEVVTVVRQGAVARPLTDLEYTDNIVIFAVSYRKPQHVIKAIFSLWITPAF, encoded by the exons ATGCGCATACTGTGGCAACGAGACTGGCCACGTCCGctactaatttttattttgtttcggTTATCTCTTTGCCATCTTCGACATATCTCGCCTTTTGAACTAACTATTAATTCTGGAGCAATTCGAGGAGAACGCGTA GTTATAAAAGGAGAGGATTATACAGTATTCAAAGGCATCCCATACGCAATGCCGCCCGTAGGATATCTCCGTTTTCAG ATGCCGAAGGAACCAGCTAAATGGAGAGGTGTGATGAATGCCACGCAATTCAGTGCACTATGTGTGCAACGAATGGATTCGCTTGCTACCGATCCAGAAAGGCACACGGCTCATTTTTCTGAGGACTGTTTGTACTTGAATGTATTCTCTCCTACTCCA TACCAGTATACAAACGACACTTATCCCGTCGTAGTGTTCATACACGGCGGAGATTTCCAATCTGGTGGAGGTAGTGACTACCCGCAACAAGCAATTCTTGACAATTTTGTGTCGCGCAAAATCATCTTCGTTACGTTCAACTATCGACTCGGACCGCTTG GTTTCTTATCAACTGGTGACAAAATTCTTCCAGGAAATGTTGGACTGTGGGATCAGATATGGGCACTGAAATGGGTTAAA ACCAACGCTGAAGTTTTTGGAGGAGATCCCAAGAACATTCTAGTGATGGGCTCAGGAAGCGGTGCTGCTTGTGCCTCAATTCTTGCATTGTCTCCCAGAACAGAAG GGAAGTTCGTTGTGCGTGCGTTCCTGCTTggtgacatgaatcaacgaacaactgcagttcgaacaccagtcggatatacaacaccgtttgaggtggtaactgtagtaagacaaggggcagtggccaGACCCTTGACCGATCTTGAGTACACTGACAATATTGTGATATTCGCGGTGAGCTACAGGAAACCTCAACACGTTATCAAAGCTATCTTCAGCCTATGGATTACGCCCGCATTCTGA